TCACCACGACCCGGCTCATCGTCGTCTCCTCCTACGGACCTGCGGTTGGCGGCATGGTCACCGGTCGGCCGCGCCACGACAGGCGTCGCCGGTTGCGCAGATGGTAAGACCGGATCACGAGCCAGCCGAGCAGCGCGACCGAGACCGGGTGTGCCAATCCGTCCGGCCAGCCGCGCCCGCCGGTGGCCCGGGCGGCGACGACCCGGCCGGCGACACCGAGGGCGTACCCGGTGAACCCGGCCCCGACCAGGCCGGCGGCGGGCCCGGCCGGCCCGAGCCCGGTGACCAGCGCGCCCAGTCCGGTCAGCGCCAGCAGCAGCGGCAGGACGTACAACGTCGTCAGCGCGCCGACGACGGCGGCCGCGCCGATCGGGGACGGCAGCGACGCCCACAGCGACTTGGTGTAGCCGGCCGACAGTTCCCGCCACGACCCGTACATCCGGCAGTCGGCCAGGCCGGAGCCGTCGGCCAGGGCGATCCGGCCACCGGTGCGTTTGACCGCCCGGGCCAGCCCGATGTCCTCCAGCACCTGGTCACGGACGGCGGCGTGCCCGCCGGCCCGCCGGTACGCGGCCCGGTCGACCACCAGGAACTGCCCACCGGCGGCAGCCAGCGACGTCCGTGGCGAACGCTCCATCGCCCGCAACGGCAGGAAGGTCAGCCAGGTCCACTGCAGCAACGGCTGGACCAGACGCTGCCCGGCCCCGTCGGCCACGATCCGGGGGTACGGGCTGAGCAGCTGCGCCGGCACCGCCCGCAGGGTTCGCACCGCGGCCGCGACCGCGTGCGGCGCGAGGACGACGTCGGCGTCGACGAACACGAGTACGCCGCCCGCCCGGCCCGGTGCCGTCGCGGCCTCGGCCAGTTGGTGGCAGGCGTGCGGCTTGCCCAGCCAACCGGGCGGCGGCTCGACACCGGTCAGCAGCCGGACCCGGGGGTCGGCGCCGGCCACGTCGGCGACCACGTCGGCGGTGCCGTCGCTCGATCCGTCGTCGAGCACGACGATCTCCCAGTCGGCCAGCTGCCGCTGGGCGCGCAGCGCCCGCAGGCACGGCGTCACCCGGTCGGCCTCGTCGCGCAGCGGCAGCAGGATCGACACCGGTTCGGTGACGTCGTCGTGGGCGGCCGACACCGGCCGGCGCAACCAGCGGGTGGCGTTGACCACGGTCAGCCCGGTCAGCCCGGCGAGGACCGCGACGACGCCGACGGCGACGGCGACGGTCCACCCGTTCACGCCCGCCACCCGTTCACGCCCGCCACCGGCTCAGCTGGTGCGGCGGGCACGCGTCAGCGCCACCGTCAGCGGGACCGCGACCAGACCCATGCCCAGCGCACCCCAGCCGGCGGACGCGGGCAGACCGAGGAAGACCGCGTGGGCCAGGACACTGGCCAGGTACGTCCACAGGTACAACGCGTACATCGGGGCGTCGGTGGACCCTGCCGGCCGGCGGGCGGGAGACCCGGCGGTGAGGTGCAGCAGCGCCATCATCGTCACCGCCACGACCAGCCAGCCGAGGTAGTTGCCGACCGGGATGTCTGGCACGCCGGGCAGGGCCAGCGAGGTGTCCTGCCAGGTCCAGTGGCCTTCGGCGACCATCTGCGGGTCCAGGAACAGGTCCCAGCTGGCCAGGCCCACTCCGGCGACCACGATCCGGGCCAGCGTCCCGCCGCGCGAGCGGGCCGCCCGGGTCAGCCGTACCGCCACCAGCCACGCCGGCCACGCCATCCAGGTCCAGGCCAGCGGGATCACCACCGGTACGCCGAGCAGCTTCGGACCGAGGGTGCCGGCATAGTCGTACCCACCGAACGGGAACCCGGTCGCCACCCCGCAGGCCTCGACAGCCAGACCGCCGCCGGTGGTCACCACCAGCACCGCGACGGCAGTACGGAGACCCCGGGTGAGCAGCGCGTGGGTCATCGACAGCAGGAAACCGACCGCGACCGTGGCGACGGTCAGCGCGGCCCGGGTCGTACCCGAGGTGAGCGGATAGCCGATCTGGGCCAGCACCAGCAGCACCAGCAGTGTCCACGGCAGCGCCCGCCGTACGGTCACGGCTACCGACCGGCGGCGTCGGGCGGGGGCAGCGGCAGGGTCCGCCCGAGTACGGCGAAGGCCCGCTCGTCGCCGGGGAAGTGGAAGTCCCGCAGGAGGTCGACGAAACCGAAGCGCCGGTACAGCCGCCAGGCCCGGGACCGCTGCTCGTCGGCCTCCGGGGTGGACAGCAACGTGGTCGCGCCGTCGGCTTGGGCGAGCAGGGTACGCAGTTGGTGCGCGCCGATTCCGTGGCCCTGCGCCTGCGGCCGGACGTGCAACTCGACCACCTCGAAGCAGTCGGTCAGCCAGATCCGCCGGTCGGGCCGGCTCAGCGCGCCGCGTACCTGATCGTGCCACCACTGGCCGGCGGCCGAGTGGTAGCCGTAGCCGAAGCCGGCGAGTTGGCCGTCGGTGGTGAGGGTGGCCACGGCCCGGAAACCGGGCCGCCGGACGTGGGTGGCGATGTAGCCGCGGCGGACCTCCAGCAGCTCGGACCGGTAGTTCATCGCCTCGCCGTATACGCTCACCACGTCGTCGAGCCGCCGGAGCAGGTCGTCGGGCAGCCATGGCAACAGCCTCATCGGTGCCCGTTCCTCATGTCCTGCCAGCACCGCATGCTCCGTCCTCGTCCTCGTCTGCGCCGTCCCAGCCCAGCACGGTGCGGTCGCCGACGATGTCGAGCACCTCGAACCGGGCGAACAGCTCCTCGGCGTACCAGCGTCGCACCGGGGTCTGGGCGATCGCCGCCCGGTGCTGCGGGTGACGGTACGCGAACCGGGTGAGGTCCGCCGTACTGCGCCACAGGGAAATGGTGCCCTGCCAACCGATCGGCGCCTCACCGATGCCGAACCGGCAGTACAGCCCGTCTGCGTCGCGCAGGGCGGCGGCGACCGGGGCGATGGAACGCCAGAACGTCACCGCCCGGGTTGGTCGCAGCCGGGCCCGGGTCAACGCCAGGACCGGCTGATCGGCGGCGACCCGCCGACCGTGCGGGGCACCGAACGGTTCCACCCCCGACCAGCGGCCGTGGCTGACGATCGGCCGTAGCTCGACCCGGACCTGGGCCTGGGCGATCCGCCGCCAGGCCCGACCGACCGGGCTGGCGTCGAAACCCGTGGCGGCGGCGGGGTCGTCCCACGCCACCACGGCCGACCAGCGCAGCGGATCGGCGTCGGTCGGGCCGAATCCGGTGCCGGTTCCGGTGCCGAGCAGCTTGGCGAACCCCACCCCGGGGGTACGGCGTAGCCGCCGCGCGTCCAGCGCCATCCGGGGCGGCGCGCGGAGCAGCCGCCGGCGGGGCAGCCGCCAGACGTGCAGGGTGACCAGGTCGGGGACGTTCACGCGACGGTGGCGGCGGTCCCGGCGGTGATCCGCAGCAGCTCGGCGTAGGTGGTCGGGAAGACCGCGCGCGGCACCCCGCCGGCCGCCCAGACCTCCGGGTACTGCCGCAAAGCGGTGTCGACCAGGGTACGGACCGGCTTGGGGTGCCCGATCGGGGCGACGCCACCGATGGGTTGCCCGGTGTGTTCCCGGACGAACTCCGGGGTGGCCCGGCGCAGCGCGGTGACGCCCAGTTCGGCGGCGACCTTGGCGGTGTCCACCCGGTGCGCGCCGGAGGTGAGCACCAGCAGCGGTTCGCCGTCCGCGTCGAAGATCAACGAGTTGGCGATCTGGCCGACCTCGACGTCGAGCGCGGCGGCGGCCGCCGCCGCCGTGTGTACGGCGTCCGGCAGCAGCTGCACCTTGGCGGCCGCGCCGGAACCGTCCCGGGCCCGGGCCGCCTCCAGCGCGTACTGCACCGCCTGCACGTTCGGGTGTGTCTTCTGCATCCTCCCATCTTGCTCGCCGTCCCGGTCGCGCCGCCGCCGGGCTCACCTTGGTGCCGGTCGCCAGCGGCACCGGCCCGATCGACTGGCCCGGCCAGCGGTGGTTTCGCCACTTATATGCTGCTTAGTACGAGATCACGGCGGAGTTCAACGCAGAGGAGTCGAGCATGCCTGGTTACCGGATGCGGGTGGCCGCCTACGCGGTCTGTGTCGACGAGGGGCAGCTACTGCTCGCCCGGTTCGTCTCGCCGGGGGGTACCCGGCGACACTGGACGCTGCCGGGCGGCAAGGTCGAACACGGCGAGGATCCGGTGGACGCGGTGGTCCGGGAGGTGGCCGAGGAGACCGGCTACCAGGTCGAGGTGGAGTCGCTGCTCGGCGTGGATTCCCGTACCGTGCCCGCGCAGCGGCGGCTACCCGGCCGGGTGGAGCGGCACAACCTGGGAGTCTTCTACCGGGTCCGGGTCGTCGCCGGCGCGTTGCGGCCCGAAGTCGGCGGCTCCACCGACCTGGCCGAGTGGGTGCCGCTGACGCAGGTGCCGCAGCTGACCAGGGCGGTGATCATCGACGTGGGCCTGGAGCTCGACCGGACCCGCCCGCCCAGCGGACATGTCGCCCCGGTCCAGGTACACGGACTGCTGCGGCACTAGGTCCAGCACGCGCTAGAGTGCCGCATGGCCGAGTTGACCACGCGACGGCTGCTACTGCGACACTGGCGCGAGTCCGACCTGGAGCCCTGGGCGGCGATGAACGCCGACCCGCGGGTACGAGAGTACTTTCCCGGCCTGGCGACCCGGGAACAGAGCGCCGCCGTGATGGCCCGCTGTCAGGCCGGCCTGGAGCAGCGCGGCTGGGGCTGGTGGGCGGTCGAGGTGGGCGACACCGGCGAGTTCATCGGCATGACCGGGCTGGACCCGGTGGACGCCAACATGCCGTTCGACGGCGTCGAGATCGGCTGGCGGCTGCGCCGCGACGCCTG
The sequence above is a segment of the Solwaraspora sp. WMMD406 genome. Coding sequences within it:
- a CDS encoding glycosyltransferase family 2 protein codes for the protein MNGWTVAVAVGVVAVLAGLTGLTVVNATRWLRRPVSAAHDDVTEPVSILLPLRDEADRVTPCLRALRAQRQLADWEIVVLDDGSSDGTADVVADVAGADPRVRLLTGVEPPPGWLGKPHACHQLAEAATAPGRAGGVLVFVDADVVLAPHAVAAAVRTLRAVPAQLLSPYPRIVADGAGQRLVQPLLQWTWLTFLPLRAMERSPRTSLAAAGGQFLVVDRAAYRRAGGHAAVRDQVLEDIGLARAVKRTGGRIALADGSGLADCRMYGSWRELSAGYTKSLWASLPSPIGAAAVVGALTTLYVLPLLLALTGLGALVTGLGPAGPAAGLVGAGFTGYALGVAGRVVAARATGGRGWPDGLAHPVSVALLGWLVIRSYHLRNRRRLSWRGRPVTMPPTAGP
- a CDS encoding YbaK/EbsC family protein; the encoded protein is MQKTHPNVQAVQYALEAARARDGSGAAAKVQLLPDAVHTAAAAAAALDVEVGQIANSLIFDADGEPLLVLTSGAHRVDTAKVAAELGVTALRRATPEFVREHTGQPIGGVAPIGHPKPVRTLVDTALRQYPEVWAAGGVPRAVFPTTYAELLRITAGTAATVA
- a CDS encoding GNAT family N-acetyltransferase codes for the protein MRLLPWLPDDLLRRLDDVVSVYGEAMNYRSELLEVRRGYIATHVRRPGFRAVATLTTDGQLAGFGYGYHSAAGQWWHDQVRGALSRPDRRIWLTDCFEVVELHVRPQAQGHGIGAHQLRTLLAQADGATTLLSTPEADEQRSRAWRLYRRFGFVDLLRDFHFPGDERAFAVLGRTLPLPPPDAAGR
- a CDS encoding NUDIX hydrolase, yielding MPGYRMRVAAYAVCVDEGQLLLARFVSPGGTRRHWTLPGGKVEHGEDPVDAVVREVAEETGYQVEVESLLGVDSRTVPAQRRLPGRVERHNLGVFYRVRVVAGALRPEVGGSTDLAEWVPLTQVPQLTRAVIIDVGLELDRTRPPSGHVAPVQVHGLLRH
- a CDS encoding GNAT family N-acetyltransferase, coding for MAELTTRRLLLRHWRESDLEPWAAMNADPRVREYFPGLATREQSAAVMARCQAGLEQRGWGWWAVEVGDTGEFIGMTGLDPVDANMPFDGVEIGWRLRRDAWGHGYATEAARACLAYGFDRLGLSEIVALTAVGNLRSQAVMRRIGMTRDPDGDFDHPNVPDGPVRRHVLFRIQAPPRTH
- a CDS encoding carotenoid biosynthesis protein encodes the protein MTVRRALPWTLLVLLVLAQIGYPLTSGTTRAALTVATVAVGFLLSMTHALLTRGLRTAVAVLVVTTGGGLAVEACGVATGFPFGGYDYAGTLGPKLLGVPVVIPLAWTWMAWPAWLVAVRLTRAARSRGGTLARIVVAGVGLASWDLFLDPQMVAEGHWTWQDTSLALPGVPDIPVGNYLGWLVVAVTMMALLHLTAGSPARRPAGSTDAPMYALYLWTYLASVLAHAVFLGLPASAGWGALGMGLVAVPLTVALTRARRTS
- a CDS encoding monooxygenase; the encoded protein is MNVPDLVTLHVWRLPRRRLLRAPPRMALDARRLRRTPGVGFAKLLGTGTGTGFGPTDADPLRWSAVVAWDDPAAATGFDASPVGRAWRRIAQAQVRVELRPIVSHGRWSGVEPFGAPHGRRVAADQPVLALTRARLRPTRAVTFWRSIAPVAAALRDADGLYCRFGIGEAPIGWQGTISLWRSTADLTRFAYRHPQHRAAIAQTPVRRWYAEELFARFEVLDIVGDRTVLGWDGADEDEDGACGAGRT